A window of Hordeum vulgare subsp. vulgare chromosome 5H, MorexV3_pseudomolecules_assembly, whole genome shotgun sequence genomic DNA:
agacaaccctatggctcctgccggttgccgtaccatcgacgtgcaagtcgatattatctattacaacatgatcatctcatacatccaatatatcgcatcacatcgttggccatatcacatcacaagcataccctgcaaaaacaagttagacgtcctctaattttgttgttgcatgttttacgtggtgaccatgggtatctagtaggatcgcatcttacttacgcaaacaccacaacggagatatatgagttgctatttaacctcatccaaggacctcctcggtcaaatccgattcaactaaagttggagaaaccgacacttgccagtcatctttgagcaacggggttactcgtagcgatgaaaccagtctctcgtaagcgtacgagtaatgtcggtccaagccgcttcaatccaacaataccgcggaatcaagaaaagactaaggagcgcagcaaaacgcacatcatcgcccacaaaaacttttgtgttctactcgagaagacatctacgcatgaacctagctcatgatgccactgttggggaacgtcgcatgggaaacaaaaaatttcctacgcgcacgaagacctatcatggtgatgtccatctacgagaggggatgagtgatctacgtacccttgtagatcgtacagcagaagcgttagtgaacgcggttgatgtagtggaacgtcctcacgtccctcgatccgccccgcgaacaataccgcaatcagtcccacgatctagtaccgaacggacggcacctccgcgttcagcacacgtacagctcaacgatgatctcggccttcttgatccagcaagagaaacggagaggtagaagagttctctggcagcgtgacggcactccggaggttggtgatgaccttgtctcagcagggctccgcccgagctctgcagaaacgcgatctagaggaaaaaccgtggaggtatgtggtcgggctgccgtggaaaagtcgtctcaaatcagccctaaaacctccgtatatataggtgggagggaggggaggaggcagcctcaaaacctaaaggtttggccgaaattggaggtggaggagtcatactccaatcctacttggagtaggattccaccttcccacttggaaactctttccaccttgtgttttttccttctcaaaccttatgggccttagtggaaacttattctagcccactaggggctggtttatctcttcccatagtccatgagaccccttggggcgtgacacctctcccgatggtccccggcacccctcccggcactcccggtacactaccgatgagcccaaaacttttccggtaatgcacgaaaaccttccggtaaacaaatgaggtcatcctatatatcaatattcgtttccggaccattccggaaaccctcgcgacgtccgtgatctcatccgggactccgaacaacattcggtaaccaaccatataacttaaatacgcataaaacaacgtcgaaccttaagtgtgcagaccctgcgggttcgagaactatgtagacatgacccgagagactcctcggtcaataaccaatagcgggacctggatgcccatattggatcctacatattctatgaggatcttatcgtttgaacctcagtgccaaggattcatataatcccgtatgtcattccctttgtccttcggtatgttacttgcccgagattcgatcgttagtatccgcatacctatttcaatctcgtttaccggcaagtctctttactcgttccgtaatacaagatcccgcaacttacattaagttacattgcttgcaaggcttgtgtgtgatgctgtattaacgagtgggccccgagatacctctccgtcacacggagtgacaaatcccagtctcgatctatactaactcaacgaacaccttcggagatacctgtagagcatctttatagtcacccagttacattgggacgtttgatacacacaaagcattcctccggtgtccgtgagttatatgatctcatggtcataggaacaaatacttgacacgcagaaaacagtagcaacaaaatgacacgatcaacatgctacgtctattagtttgggtctagtccatcacatgattctcctaatgatgtgatcccgttatcaagtgacaacacttgcctatggccaggaaaccttgaccatctttgatcaacgagctagtcaactagaggcttactagggacagtgttttgtctatgtatccacacaagtattgtgtttccaatcaatacaattatagcatggataataaacgattatcatgaactaagaaatataataataactaatttattattgcctctagggcatatttccaacacctggcACATACCTGACTTCCAGAAGCATCCGCTCAACCAGGGACGGAGCTCCCATGTAAGCAATTGACCCCAATGAGATTAGGTATTTCTTCATTAGTTTAGTATTAATTATTATACGTTTATAGAAGTTGACCCCATTATCATAGACTTGACCCCATCAACTTTTTTTTTCTAGCTTCGTCCCAGCGCTCAACTccgtcaaacatcttgattttgatGTCACCTATTCCAGCAACACGATAACCagtgttattgttggggaacgtcgcatgggaaacaaaaattttcctacgcgcacgaagacctatcatggtgatgtccatctactagaggggatattcgatctacgtacccttctagatcgcacagcagaagcgttagtgaacgcggttgatgtagtggaacgtcctcacgtccctcgatccgccccgcgaaccgtcccgcgatcagtcccatgatctagtgccgaacggacgacacctccgcgttcagcacacgtacaactcgacgatgatctcggccttcttgatccagcaagagagacggagagatagatgagttctccggcagcgtgacggcgctccggaggtgggtggtgatctaatctcagcagggctccgcccgagctccgcagaaaagcgatctagaggtaaaaccgtggagatatgtggtcgggctgccgtggcaaagttgtctcaaatcagccctaaaacctccgtatatatagggggaagagggggagccttgccttggagtccaaggaccctcaagggggtcagccgagccaagggggggagtcccccccttccaaaccgaatccaactaggtttggaaggaggagtccctcccccctttcccacctcctcttttttttttcttttctctttgattttcttcctatggcgcatagggccttcttgggcagtcccaccagcccactaagggctggtgcgccacccccaaggcctatgggcttccccggggtgggttgccccccggtgaacacccgaacccattcgtcattcccggtacattcccggtaactctgaaaaccttccggtaatcaaatgaggtcatcctatatatcaatcttcgtttccggaccattccggaaaccctcgtgatgtccgtgatctcatccgggactccgaacaacattcggtaaccaaccatataactcgaatacgcataaaacaacgtcgaaccttaagtgtgcagaccctgcgggttcgagaactatgtagacatgacccgagtgactcctcggtcaatatacaatagcgggacctggatgcccatattggatcccacatattctacgaagatcttatcgtttgaacctcagtgccaaggattcatataatcccgtatgtcattccctttgtccttcggtatgttacttgcccgcgattcgatcgtcagtatccgcatacctatttcaatctcgtttaccggcaagtctctttactcgttccgtaatacaagataccgcaacttacactaagtcacattgcttgcaaggcttgtgtgtgatgttgtagtaccgagtgggccccgagatacctctccgtcacacggagtgacaaatcccagtttcgatccatactaactcaacgaacaccttcggagatacctgtagagcatctttatagtcacccagttatgttgcgacgtttgatacacacaaagcattcctccggtgtcagtgagttatatgatctcatggtcataggtacaaatacttgacacgcagaaaacagtagcaacaaaatgacacgatcaatatgctacgtctattagtttgggtctagtccatcacgtgattctcctaatgacgtgatccagttatcaagcaacaacaccttgttcataatcagaagaccctgactatctttgatcaactggctagccaactagaggcttgctagggacagtgttttgtctatgtatccacacatgtatataagtcttcattcaatacaattatagcatggataataaacgattatcttgatacatgaattataataatagctatatttattattgcctctagggcataattccaacagtatcccacttgcactagagtcaataatctagccctcacatcatcatgcgaattacattgtaataaatctaacacccatacaattctggtgttgatcatgctttgcccgtggaagaggtttagtcagcgggtctgctacattcagatccgtgtgcactttgcatatatttacgtcctccccttcgacgtagtcgtggatgaggttgaagcgtcgtttgatgtgtctggacttcttgtgaaaccgtggttcctttgctagggcaatggcacccgtgttgtcacagaacaaggttattggattcagtgcgcttggcactactccaagatccgtcatgaactgcttcatccaaacaccctccttagccgcctccgaggcagccatgtactccgcttcacatgtagaatctactacgacgctttgcttggaactgcaccagcttactgcacccccattaagaataaatacgtatccggtctgcgacttagagtcgtccggatctgtgtcaaaacttgcatcgacgtaaccctttacggcgagctcttcgtcacctccatacacgagaaacatctccttagtccttttcaggtacttcaggatattcttgaccgccgtccagtgatccactcctggattactctggaacctgcttgccatacttatggccaagctaacgtccggtctagtgcacagcattgcatacatgatagaacctatggctgaagcataggggacggtgctcatatgctctctatcttcatcagttgctgggcactgagtcctactcaatctcgtaccttgtaaaactggcaagaaccctttcttggactgttccattttgaacctcttcaaaactttatcaaggtatgtgctttgtgaaagtcctatcacgcgtttcgatctatccctgtagatcttaatgcctagaatgtaagcagcttctcctaggtccttcatagagaaactattattcaagtaatcttttatgctctccaaaaactctatgttgtttccaatcagcaatatgtcatccacatataatattagaaacgccacagagctcccactcactttcttgtaaatacaagattctccaaccacttgtataaacccaaatgctttgatcacctcatcaaagcgtttgttccaactccgagatgcttgcaccagcccataaatggatcgctggagcttgcacaccttgttagcattcttaggatcgacaaaaccttcgggttgcatcatatacaactcttccttaaggaaaccgttaaggaacgccgttttgacatccatctgccagatttcataatcgaaaaatgcagctattgctaacatgattctgacggacttaagcatcgctacgggtgagaatgtctcatcgtagtcaactccttgaacttgtgaaaaaccctttgccacaagtcgagctttataaacggtcacattgccgtcagcgtccatcttcttcttaaagatccatttgttctcaatagccttgcggccctcaggtagtacttccaaagtccatactttgttctcatacatggatcccgagatacctctccgtcacacggagtgacaaatcccagtctcgatccatactaactcaacgaacaccttcggagatacctgtagagcatctttatagtcacccagttacgttgcgacgtttgatacacacaaagcattcctccggtgttagtgagttatatgatctcatggtcataggtacaaatacttgacatgcagaaaacagtagcaacaaaatgacacgatcaatatgctacgtctattagtttgggtctagtccatcacgtgattctcctaatgacgtgatccagttatcaagcaacaacaccttgtacatagtcagaagaccctgaatatccttgatcaactggctagccaactagaggcttgctagggaaagTTGGCGGCAAGACATGATACATGACCTGGTCCGCAAGACACAACCGTATGTTGGCGGCTGCCCGCACTTGCATATCCTCCCACGTATCGTCGTCAACCTTGGCTGGCTTCGTCTCTTGCAAACCCTTCAAGATTCCCTGCTGCGGGCCGGACCACCGCCAGGGTTCAGCACTCCTCGCGCCGTGGACCGGATGACCGACAACGCCTCTTCAACAACCATGGCGTCGGACTCCTCCACGACCGGCTCTTCCACCACTGTCTCGGCAGCCGACCCCTCGACAGCGACCTCTCAGTCACCGGCTCCTTGCCAGCCGCCCACTTGCCAGCCGGCCCCCTAACGCGGGCTCGGGCAGGTGTCCACCGACCGAACCAACGGTACTCCAGCGCTGAATATCTTCTTGCAGCATCTAGCTCCGAGCCATCGCCACTTCCTGTTTCTGTGCGGGCAACACTCCGTATCCTCACTGGCTTGCCGCCATGCAGGAAGAGTTCGACGCCCTTCAGCGGAATCGCACTTGGACTTTGGTTCCGCGGCCCCCTcacgccaatgtcatcagcggcAAATGGGTCTTTCGCCATAAGACCCGTCCAGATGGTACTCTCGAGCAGTACAAGGCTCGCTGGATTGTCCGCGGTTTCCGTCAGCGAGCTGGTGTTGACTTCACTGAGACGTTTGCGCCGGTTGTGAAACCAAACACGATCTACAGTGTTTTACAGTTAGCGGTCTCTCGTGGCTGACCCATTCATCAGATGAATGTCTCCAATGCCTTCCTTCATGGTCACCTTGGTGAGCAAGTTTACTGTGAACACCCCACCGGTTTCATCGACGCCAATCTTCCCAGTCATGTGTGCTTGCTGTCCCGGTCTCTCTACGGCCCGAAACAAGCCCCGAGCGCCTGTTACCAGCGTATTGCAGGATTTCTACAAAGACTTGGCTTCCGTGTTACTCGCTTGGACGCCTCCTTGTTTGTTCTCCACCACGGCGACATGACTGCCTACCTGCTACTATACGTCAATGACATCATCCTCACGGCCTCCTCAGCAGCTCTCCTTCAACAGATCACTCTGCAGCTCTGTGACGAGTTTGCCATCAAGGATATGGGTGCTCTTCATtacttccttggcattgaggtcatTCGTCGACCCGACGGGTTCTTCCTTCATCAATGGAAGTATGCGCATGAACTGCTTGAGCATGCTGGTATGCTCAACTGTCATCCTGTTGCTACTCCTATACGAAGGCCAAGGTTTCTGCTCAAGAGGGTACGCTGGCGTCGGATGCTCCATTCTACCGCTCCATTGTTGGTGCTCATCAGTATCTGACGCTCACCAGACCAGACTTGCAGTATGCTGTGTAGCAGGTGTGTCTTCATATGCACGCCCCTCGTGACTCCCACTGGACTCTCGCGAAACGGATTCTCCGGTATATCCGTGGCACGATGTCCCTCGGAGTCACCCTCACGACGCCTCCCTCCCTGGATCTGGTAGCCTATTCTGATGCTGATTGGGTCGGCTGTCCTGACGCACGACGCTCCACATCCGGCTACTGCGTCTATCTCGGTCCTTCACTCATTTCATGGTCGTACAAGCGACACCCGACAGTTTCGCGCTCCAGCATGGAGTCTGAGTACCGAGCAGTCGCTAATGCCGTTGCCGAGTGTTCCTGGCTTAGACAACTTCTCCAGGAGTTGCATCACGGTGTCACCAAGGCCACAATCGTCTTCTGCGATAATGTTTCTGCTGTGTATCTTTCCGCCAACCCAGTTCATCATCGCCGGACGAAGCACATCGAGCTTGATATCCACTTTGTGCGCGAACAGGTCGCCCTTGGTCACATCCGGGTCCTTCATGTTTTGACTGCACAACAGTTCGCGGATGTGATGACTAAGGGACTTCCTACATCCACCTTCGAGGAGTTTCGTTCCAGTCTCTGTGTCTCTGGCGACGCTTCGACTGCGGGGGGTGTTGAATATATGTGCATGTATATTGTGTTATTGGGCTTCCGTCCTATTCCCTTCTATAGTTGAGGTAGAGACCCATCTTGTATCTATATATACGTGCCTAGTGCACCCAATCAATATTGAGTGTTGCACAGTCTAAACATAATCTCCTACAATATCAACCTGGCAAATAAGAACAAAATTTATATTAAATAATATAAAAATTGTTTATAGAAGTGGGGTTTTGCATGTCAGGTTAGATGCCGCCACTCACATACTATGGTATTAGCCTGAAACCTCAAGGCTAATTTCTGTTCATTTTTGTACAATTATTCACCCAAATAATCAAGAAATTATTTAGCGGCGATGAAGCTGTTGATGGCTAAGCACTAATGGTTCGACCACCATCAATGCAAATGACCTGgccggtgatgaaagaagctgcCGGCATACACAAAAATGACACTGCCGAGGCGATCTCCACCGGTTTGCCAGTCCGTCCCAACGGGGTCTTTGAGTGCTCTTCTTTCATGTACTCTGGATCTACCTATCAATCCACAACAACCATTTGTTATCCAGTTTCAGTTATAATATGAAAATTTGCTGGCAGTGTAGTCTGCGAAAATAAAAGCTGCTAATTTCTTGGACGAAGAAACCGGCAGACAGATCAAGTTATGCTCTCCTAAAATTTTAGACGTGAACTACTACCTCCGTCCAAGTGTATAAGGCATGCACGTAGTTTTAGATTGTTAATTTAACTAattaaatatatattatatgtgataaaaattacatattcagaaaCTACATTCCCACATGAATCTTATGATATATTATTTAttacatataatatatatttagctaGTTAAATTGATAACCTAGAACTACGCGCATGCCCTATACACTTGAACGGAGGTAGTAGTGATTGATCATAAATCATGCAGTTTCTCAATCTTGCATCGTTTAAAAAAATGCACTAGTGATTGCTTCAATCAGTTAAGATCGAGCTATTTTATACTACATGATTGGACATGTTGGATTATTTTTCCATCCCCATGTGATGTGGACTTTTATATGTCATAAATACCTACTCCCTCCGTAACGGTTTAGAAGACGTACATGAAAATTCTTTAGAACCTAGGTGGTTATGATTGACcgtgaaataagttaaaaaatagcattcacactacgcatgcatataaaagtagtacaacggagtactaattagaAGCTAGAAGTAAATTcaatgcgccttaaaccttgtctattgtgaAAATACACGTAAATTTAACTGTGAGTTCTaaaccatgacgacgaaggtagtATACCAAATCTGTTTTAAAATTGATGTGATGTTATTTAGACGAGAAATAAAGTATGCTAGGCGATTGCTTACATCTTTAATCATATCGGTTGTGACAAATCCTGCGGCGATGCCATTCACACGGATCATGTCAGTGGCCCACTCTGTGGCCAAATTCCTCGTAAGCTGGTTCAGTGCACCTACATAATAGAGGTGGACAGAGAGACCCCACATGATTTTAGGTAGTAGGTACCAAATAAATTTCAACATTAATGGAAATGGTTGAGCGATTTTAACTTGTTCGGATGATATAGCAGTAATAGAAAAAAGAACATAGTAGTTTCAATCGAACTGAAAAGCATGTAAAAATTAAAATTCTATTATATATATAGTAGTTTCCTAGCTTAGATGCATAAATAGTTTTATAGTATGTTGCTAGTTAAGTGAATATGTAGGTACCTTTCGTGATTGCATAAATTGTGGAGCCTGCAAAGGCAATTGACCCTCCAATGGATGACATGTTGATGATGCTGCCTCCTCCAGAAATAGAAGCGTGCATAAGAAGAGGGTGTGCGAGTTGGCTGAGATGGAAGCTCGCCTCCAAATTGGTGGTCATCAGATTCGAGAAGTCATCCGCCGTACATTCAGCAGCAGGCTTGAAAGAAAATTGCCCTGCATTGTTTACCTACATTACATACATATATAGAGCTAGTATTAATTAAACCGTTTACTTGATATGCTTTGACAGTACATTCcggagaaaagaagaagacagCTTTGACAAATACCCTGCTAGCTTGACCATTGCAGAGTATTGGGTGTTTGGCGCCTTGGCGGAACTTACTAGTATGTCGAGCTTGCTGTCGAAAGTTTGTCGGACCGTCTCCATAAGTTTCTCCCTCTCGGCGCGCACGGAGACATCACAGACAGAGACGGTGACCCGCAGGTTCTTCTGCTCCCATCGCCGGCGGCACTCCTCCAGCTCTGCCGCGTTCCGGGAGCAGGTGTGCACCCTCGCCCCAAACCCAGCAAGCTCCTCCACGATGGCATATCTAGTCGAGGACAAATTGAGATGACGGATCGCGTACATATATAAATACAATGCTAACTGCACTTGTGTGGATAAATTAGTATACCCTATTCCTTTGCTGCCGCCGGTGACGAGCGCCGTCGCGTCTGCGAGGCTCCACCTCTCCTCCCTGCTCCCGCAGCCAGCCACTGCCATTCCTCTTTCTCTGCTGCTGGCTCAGATAAGAGAAATGTCTATTAATTGTTGGTTGTCGGCAACTTGGCATTGTGCTACATATGCCGCTGGAGGCTGGCCTATCCATTTCAGTTTCTGTTCATAGCGTGGCTGCCAGGTCGTAGATAGGGactgattgattgattgattttgtgttgattcttctgATTCTTTGTTATCCTGTCGTTTCAATCAACCATGTAATCTGATTCTCTTATCATATGATGCTGCTGCAGCTCCATTATCAATGGTAACACTTACCCTATAATCATCATATGATTCCAGTGTTGGAATAATTAACAATTTTTCAAATAAATTAATCCAGATTATGATCATGCTAGTAGTACTAGAAGTATTAATCTCATGTTGTGAACTAGTTATACGAATGTGCACTACACACATCGCATGCGTACATATCTATGTGTTTCGTAAGtactgcatatatatatatatttcttttttGAAAAGGAAGAAACGAGTCtcaggcctctgcatcaatcgatgcatgcagtcatTTTATTAAAATAAGTTAAAGAGAAAGTGTTAGATCTACAAAGCTCTGAGGCTTAAAATGTAAACAAAGATGATATGCCAAAAACTGTCATATGTGGCAAAACTAAAAGCAGACTatgatgcctatacacctagcctattattagcacgtcatccaaatcggttgaagataacccgtgcgACCATCTTccatcggttgcacccaataTCCATAAGATTCCTGGAGTCCGCATTGCTGAGTAACGACCACGTACGGATCGAGGACGTCACTCtgtagataacctgcaaaaagttGTTGAAGTTCTTGCCATTAAAGA
This region includes:
- the LOC123395160 gene encoding noroxomaritidine/norcraugsodine reductase-like; the protein is MAVAGCGSREERWSLADATALVTGGSKGIGYAIVEELAGFGARVHTCSRNAAELEECRRRWEQKNLRVTVSVCDVSVRAEREKLMETVRQTFDSKLDILVNNAGQFSFKPAAECTADDFSNLMTTNLEASFHLSQLAHPLLMHASISGGGSIINMSSIGGSIAFAGSTIYAITKGALNQLTRNLATEWATDMIRVNGIAAGFVTTDMIKDVDPEYMKEEHSKTPLGRTGKPVEIASAVSFLCMPAASFITGQVICIDGGRTISA